In one window of Streptomyces roseofulvus DNA:
- a CDS encoding RDD family protein, whose protein sequence is MSTDQPPPGPPPDDDPFAKRPPEPPQGPPPGPPPPGSPYDNPYPPPPPYGGYGGGYGGSDPLSGMPPLAETGRRVLARLIDWVIIAVPLAIIGIPFDIYDRATVDGDDFQATWTGGGQLVFQLLTIVAYVTYDTVLTAQRGQTVGKRLMKLRVAMLNDGSTPPMSQSLLRAIVLWLPALICCACLWPLLILILIMVDKPYKQGLHDKAAKTVVVTVPQ, encoded by the coding sequence ATGAGCACCGACCAGCCGCCGCCCGGCCCGCCCCCCGACGACGACCCGTTCGCCAAGCGGCCGCCGGAGCCGCCCCAGGGCCCGCCGCCGGGGCCCCCGCCGCCCGGCAGCCCGTACGACAACCCGTATCCGCCCCCGCCCCCGTACGGCGGTTACGGCGGCGGTTACGGCGGCAGCGACCCGCTCTCCGGGATGCCGCCGCTCGCCGAGACCGGGCGCCGGGTCCTCGCCCGGCTCATCGACTGGGTGATCATCGCGGTGCCGCTGGCCATCATCGGCATCCCGTTCGACATCTACGACCGGGCGACGGTCGACGGCGACGACTTCCAGGCCACCTGGACCGGCGGCGGCCAACTGGTCTTCCAGCTGCTCACGATCGTCGCCTACGTCACGTACGACACCGTGCTCACGGCACAGCGCGGACAGACCGTCGGCAAGCGGCTGATGAAGCTGCGCGTCGCCATGCTCAACGACGGCTCCACGCCCCCGATGAGCCAGTCGCTGCTGCGCGCGATCGTGCTCTGGCTGCCGGCGCTGATCTGCTGCGCCTGCCTGTGGCCGCTGCTCATCCTGATCCTGATCATGGTCGACAAGCCCTACAAGCAGGGCCTGCACGACAAGGCGGCGAAGACGGTGGTCGTCACCGTGCCCCAGTAG